A single genomic interval of Cucumis sativus cultivar 9930 chromosome 5, Cucumber_9930_V3, whole genome shotgun sequence harbors:
- the LOC116404144 gene encoding uncharacterized protein LOC116404144: protein MVASLEVQDKILAELSKYKRAEALFGQPLAIRQRDKISPVEWWDNFGQSTPNLQKFAVRILGLTCSASGCERNWSVFEQLHSKKRNRLAQSRLNDLVFIKYNRALKRRYNLRDIVDPISLKGIDDSNEWLIGRLDDDSEEDDELVFNDDSLTWGDVSRAVGAKEPSFYSRASTSRPKTIVSCSSSSTTQRKQVNLDDFDLEEEDTDGYKSNEGLNEDEDQFSDDEFDL from the exons ATGGTTGCTTCATTGGAAGTACAAGACAAAATACTTGCAGAACTAAGCAAGTATAAGAGGGCTGAAGCATTATTCGGACAACCTTTAGCAATCAGACAAAGGGACAAAATATCTCCAG TGGAATGGTGGGATAATTTTGGACAATCAACTCCAAACTTGCAAAAGTTTGCTGTGAGAATTTTAGGTCTTACTTGTAGTGCTTCTGGATGCGAGCGTAATTGGAGTGTGTTTGAACAG cTTCATAGCAAGAAACGAAATAGGCTTGCTCAAAGTCGTTTGAATGATCTAGTgttcatcaaatacaacagAGCACTAAAACGTCGATACAACCTACGAGATATTGTCGACCCCATCTCCTTGAAAGGTATTGATGATAGTAATGAATGGTTGATTGGAAGATTGGATGACGATTCTGAGGAGGATGATGAGTTGGTATTTAATGATGATTCTTTAACGTGGGGTGATGTTTCTAGAGCTGTCGGAGCAAAAGAACCATCATTCTATTCTAGAGCTAGTACCTCTAGACCAAAGACTATTGTTTCATGTTCATCCTCGTCTACCACGCAACGGAAACAAGTAAATTTAGATGACTTcgatttggaagaagaagatactgATGGCTATAAGTCTAACGAAGGATTGAATGAAGACGAGGATCAATTTAGTGATGATGAGTTTGATCTTTAG
- the LOC116403810 gene encoding uncharacterized protein LOC116403810 yields MADESSRKDPAWKYGQLQNDQNINTFVCGFCSKVTKGGVYRMKQHLVGGYRNVTACTKCPDHVKEEIKEYMSKKKDIKEQRNLIVDIDVEDYDIEDEDEGSVSVNNKATPRGPSLKKPRQKGPMDAFFTPNPETVVQNRKDKGKQTSLNATYKKEMREHTIQRIARWFYDAGVPLNACTYESFAPMIESIGQFGPGLKPPSYHELRVPCLKKELEATNELMSNHKVEWAKVGCTVMADGWTDRRNRTLINFLVNSPKGTMFIESIDASFYVKDGKKMFELLDNFVDQIGEANVVQVVTDSASANVMAGRLLEAKRPQLIWSPCAAHCLDLMLEDIYKMSNIRKALKRGIEISNFIYVRPGLLNMMRRFATACITLSSIHRQKNNLRKMFTSDEWKDSKWSKEQQGKRVVQTILLASFWTTIVFALKVSGPLVRVLRLV; encoded by the exons ATGGCTGATGAAAGTTCGAGAAAAGATCCGGCATGGAAATATGGTCAATTgcaaaatgaccaaaatataaatacgTTTGTCTGTGGATTTTGTTCGAAAGTAACAAAAGGAGGGGTATATAGAATGAAACAACACCTCGTTGGTGGTTATAGAAATGTCACCGCCTGTACAAAATGTCCGGATCAcgtgaaggaagaaattaaagagtacATGtccaagaaaaaagatattaaagaacaaagaaatctGATTGTGGACATTGATGTAGAAGATTACGATATtgaggatgaagatgaagggaGTGTTAGTGTAAACAACAAAGCAACACCAAGGGGCCCGAGCTTGAAGAAGCCAAGGCAAAAGGGTCCAATGGATGCATTTTTTACTCCTAACCCAGAAACTGTGgttcaaaatagaaaggacaaaggaaaacaaacttcattgaATGCGACATACAAGAAGGAAATGAGAGAGCACACCATCCAAAGAATTGCTCGATGGTTTTATGATGCAGGAGTGCCTTTGAATGCTTGCACATATGAAAGTTTTGCCCCTATGATTGAGTCAATTGGGCAATTCGGTCCTGGATTGAAACCACCATCTTATCATGAGTTAAGAGTTCCATGTTTGAAGAAGGAATTAGAAGCAACAAATGAGTTGATGAGTAACCATAAGGTAGAGTGGGCCAAGGTTGGATGCACTGTTATGGCTGATGGATGGACCGATAGAAGAAATAGgacattaattaactttttagttaataGTCCTAAAGGCACCATGTTTATTGAGTCCATCGATGCTTCATTTTATGTGAAAGATGGAAAGAAGATGTTCGAGTTACTTGATAATTTTGTAGACCAAATTGGAGAAGCGAATGTTGTACAAGTAGTTACCGATAGTGCCTCAGCAAATGTGATGGCAG GGAGATTGTTAGAAGCAAAACGACCACAGTTAATATGGTCTCCGTGTGCCGCTCATTGCTTAGATTTGATGTTGGAGGATATATACAAGATGTCGAATATTCGCAAAGCATTGAAAAGAGGCATAGAGATCAGCAATTTCATATACGTTCGTCCTGGATTGTTAAACATGATGCGACGTTTTGCTACTGCTTGCATTACATTATCGAGTATACATCGTCAAAAGAATAATCTGAGGAAGATGTTTACTTCAGATGAATGGAAGGACAGCAAATGGAGTAAGGAGCAACAAGGGAAACGAGTAGTTCAGACTATTTTGTTGGCTAGTTTTTGGACTACAATTGTTTTCGCTCTTAAAGTATCTGGCCCATTAGTCCGAGTTCTTAGATTGGTGTGA
- the LOC101220778 gene encoding calcium homeostasis endoplasmic reticulum protein yields MDRQSQDYAAASAMAAYAQQQRQATNMQQQQPFGFHGQHQQFPPSVPGPPFLPPHPAMQQFPYHHPMQQQPQLHPHHPPHPHLLHFQQQQQPPPAFAPHLPPPMGPSPFHGPYDSAPPPQVPPPSDPELQKRIDKLVEYIIKNGPEFESMIREKQQDNPAYGFLFGGEGQSYYRYKLWLMTRPHLGGPFNSPFPSSSVAMLHPHPNPMTSPSPLNAPPLNASASIIGGPQMHQTPFASFYEQQQHHQQAFGIPGRSDYDQSSKSFKGLSGPLPSDVALELNNVLSNLTGAKESIKGAKTWFMQRSPFAPAMAEALRDMIFNIDESEKQLHIIYLVNDILFESMMRRINSKDLDNEALAFEPVLGSMLARVYHNPQMKEESQLKLQKLVQFWASKEIYDQDTINALEGEMINGIPTKALPGHPKELSATVDSAAGLTQHTNNHAMHQWQPDRQGAIPSFPDQEHPDKAVSSGQALPRSVTPQQFLPSTIPTAAFVSSIPLPTSVQPPNQQPNAQLMPPQPAAVGEKLPPYPLFPPGLIPGMVRKMQIGSGVPYSPMSPLDIPTVIPPSTISPSEVLERVSKFFKEIGEVNPSEGPMGSDGKDDDFEYEREPPVRKGGACIPPPPNLQVDPETGAYADGSVDRKGSGRLGLGATTNPNEDSQYDDVYTSYRKQRSTNYHSSMSARATTK; encoded by the exons ATGGATCGACAGTCTCAAGACTATGCAGCTGCTTCTGCTATGGCTGCATATGCACAACAGCAAAGACAAGCAACTAATATGCAACAACAGCAGCCGTTTGGATTTCATGGCCAACATCAACAATTTCCTCCATCTGTTCCAGGTCCCCCTTTCCTACCGCCACATCCTGCTATGCAACAGTTCCCTTATCACCACCCTATGCAGCAGCAACCACAACTTCACCCACATCATCCACCCCACCCTcaccttcttcattttcaacaGCAGCAGCAGCCACCACCAGCTTTTGCTCCTCATTTACCCCCACCCATGGGTCCTTCACCTTTCCACGGGCCCTATGATTCTGCTCCTCCACCACAAGTCCCACCTCCTTCAGACCCCGAGCTCCAAAAACGGATAGACAAACTTGTGGAGTATATCATAAAGAATGGCCCTGAATTTGAGTCCATGATACGAGAAAAACAACAGGACAATCCAGCATATGGCTTTCTCTTTGGTGGGGAGGGGCAGAGTTACTACCGTTATAAGCTTTGGTTAATGACTCGCCCCCATCTTGGAGGACCCTTCAATTCTCCCTTTCCATCTTCATCTGTGGCCATGTTGCACCCTCATCCAAATCCTATGACAAGCCCATCTCCCCTTAATGCTCCTCCATTGAATGCTTCTGCATCAATAATTGGGGGACCTCAAATGCATCAAACTCCTTTTGCTTCTTTCTATGAGCAGCAGCAACACCATCAACAGGCTTTTGGTATCCCTGGTCGGTCAGATTATGATCAATcatcaaaatcttttaaagGGCTTTCTGGACCTCTTCCTTCTGATGTTGCTTTGGAGCTCAACAATGTACTCAGCAACCTTACTGGTGCAAAAGAATCCATTAAAGGTGCCAAAACTTGGTTCATGCAGCGGTCTCCTTTTGCACCAGCCATGGCTGAGGCACTTAGAGACATGATATTTAACATAGATGAGTCTGAGAAGCAACTTCATATTATATACCTTGTCAATGACATTCTTTTTGAGAG CATGATGCGAAGAATCAACTCAAAGGACCTTGACAACGAAGCTCTAGCATTTGAACCAGTTTTAGGTTCCATGCTTGCAAGAGTATATCACAACCCTCAAATGAAGGAGGAAAGCCAGTTGAAATTACAGAAGTTGGTACAGTTCTGGGCGTCTAAGGAAATTTATGATCAGGATACTATTAACGCACTTGAGGGGGAAATGATTAATGGGATTCCAACTAAAGCTTTGCCAGGGCATCCAAAAGAGCTATCTGCTACAGTAGATTCAGCTGCTG GATTGACACAGCATACAAACAACCACGCCATGCACCAGTGGCAACCTGATAGGCAAGGGGCCATTCCAAGTTTTCCAGATCAAGAACACCCAGATAAGGCTGTTTCCTCAGGCCAGGCGCTGCCAAGATCTGTGACGCCACAGCAATTTCTACCAAGTACAATACCCACTGCTGCTTTTGTAAGCTCCATTCCTTTGCCAACTTCTGTTCAACCACCAAACCAACAGCCCAACGCCCAATTAATGCCACCACAGCCTGCTGCTGTGGGTGAAAAATTGCCACCATATCCTTTGTTCCCTCCTGGTCTTATTCCTGGAATGGTGAGAAAAATGCAGATTGGAAGTGGAGTCCCATATTCTCCCATGAGCCCTTTGGATATTCCAACTGTAATTCCTCCATCCACTATATCTCCCTCTGAAGTTCTTGAAAGAGTGTCTAAGTTCTTTAAAGAGATTGGTGAGGTTAATCCCTCAGAAGGACCCATGGGTTCTGATGGAAAAGACGATGATTTTGAGTATGAAAGAGAGCCACCTGTACGTAAGGGTGGAGCTTGCATTCCTCCTCCTCCCAA
- the LOC116404145 gene encoding uncharacterized protein LOC116404145 codes for MSLLQPHIHDLLMSPLSANNCKLHGHKLANCPTIECEYFHKRGHILDNYPTRSPCPHGHSHKPKSSSKTSYQPIVVAATSFDITALQNFQLNNLHDLLKHVISSNSTALAVTPVYNSQTGQVIGTGWKVG; via the exons ATGTCGCTCTTGCAACCACACATCCACGACTTGCTAATGAGTCCACTTTCTGCAAATAATTGTAAGCTTCATGGTCATAAGCTTGCTAATTGCCCTACTATTGAGTGTGAGTATTTTCACAAGCGAGGTCACATCTTGGACAACTATCCCACTCGTTCACCCTGCCCTCATGGTCACTCACATAAACCCAAGTCTTCTTCAAAAACTAGTTATCAACCTATTGTTGTTGCTGCCACCTCATTTGATATCACTGCACTTCAGAACTTTCAGCTAAATAATCTTCATGACTTACTGAAACATGTGATCTCTTCCAACTCTACTGCTCTTGCTGTCACTCCAG TTTATAATTCTCAGACGGGGCAAGTGATTGGTACAGGATGGAAGGTGGGATGA